The Vibrio pomeroyi genome window below encodes:
- a CDS encoding efflux RND transporter permease subunit, whose translation MNLADFAIKQRTFVLFFTVLSIIAGLYSYFDLGKLEDPSFTVKTAVVVTLYPGASAEEVEQQVTDTVETKLQEMANLNRLRSLSRPGMSMVFVDLKESLNSKELPQDWDLLRRKVSDMKMLLPSTAQISIVQDEFSEVYGMLFSVYGEDASPSELRTYAEELQRRIKTVDGIKKVELHGVQPRVVHIDIPDERLAQYGLSMAQVWSQLNTQNATFDAGKFAADSERIRVQQSSQFTSLADINNLMIKGGVSDLGTGLIRLGDIADVTMGYQEPMMTENRYNGVPAVTLAMSPVSGVNVVSLGDDINRVVDEFQASLPLGVEVATVANQPEEVQKSIDNFVSNLLESVAIVFVVLSIFMGLKSATIVGSSLLLTILLTLIYMNIAAIDLHRVSLGTFILALGMLVDNAIVITDMMIVKINKGIDRTAAAIDSVKETATPLFGATVIAIMGASPVIFSQTDAAEFASSVFLIIASSLLLSWFVAMTFTALMCWMFIKPTKQNTDTKVSLYRKSVNWTVDNPIKALTALVPLILVTAFAIPNIAINFIPQADRPILFLDYWLPNGAKIEQTSQDIERIEAWLLEQPEVTNISTYVGAGAPRFSVTIEPEPFDPAYGQILINAVDYPSLSTLIARGDKWLAKEFPDANPRFRGLKLATSDKFSVEARFSGPDVAVLHDLSNQAKAILKAHPDTKYVRDDWRQKSKVLEPIINQDKIRQAGINRADIAFAMKRASEGMPLGRMNLNDELITIQLRGTDRNLESLETLPVRSLLGLHSVPLGQVVDGFELTSEETMIWRRDRVKTITAQAGVGRYTTPAAVRNSVIDDIEAIALPPGYSLEWGGEYYDEHKAVSDILKQLPKAMLLMVVILVAMFNGFKQPVIILTTLPLAATGATFSLLLLDKPFGFMALIGAVTLTGMIIKNGIVLMDQIELERKDGRTLSDAIKEATVNRTMAISMGALTTALGMIPLLTDLLFDQMAATIIGGLAAATVLSLFVMPALYKLFYRGEEMVSVSDAIKDAVVMLDATPSNTDKQQTNITQ comes from the coding sequence ATGAACTTAGCTGACTTTGCCATAAAGCAACGAACCTTCGTCCTGTTCTTCACTGTATTAAGTATTATCGCTGGCCTGTACTCCTATTTTGACCTCGGTAAGCTCGAAGACCCTAGCTTCACTGTCAAAACGGCGGTTGTTGTTACGCTCTACCCCGGCGCATCAGCCGAAGAAGTGGAACAACAGGTAACAGATACGGTAGAAACAAAGCTTCAAGAGATGGCGAACTTAAACCGCCTGCGCTCATTGTCTCGTCCGGGCATGTCGATGGTGTTTGTCGATTTAAAAGAATCTTTGAACTCAAAAGAACTGCCACAAGATTGGGATTTACTGCGTCGTAAAGTATCAGACATGAAAATGCTGCTACCGAGCACAGCACAAATCAGCATTGTGCAAGATGAGTTTTCTGAAGTGTACGGCATGCTTTTCTCTGTGTACGGTGAAGACGCTTCTCCTTCAGAGCTACGCACTTATGCAGAAGAGTTACAACGTCGCATTAAAACCGTAGATGGCATTAAAAAAGTAGAACTGCATGGCGTACAACCTCGCGTCGTACATATCGATATTCCAGACGAACGTTTAGCGCAGTATGGTTTGTCGATGGCTCAGGTTTGGAGTCAACTCAATACACAAAACGCCACATTTGATGCGGGTAAATTTGCTGCAGACAGTGAGCGCATTCGTGTTCAGCAATCTAGCCAGTTCACTTCACTCGCTGATATTAACAACCTGATGATCAAAGGTGGTGTCAGTGATTTAGGGACGGGTCTAATTCGACTTGGTGACATTGCTGATGTGACCATGGGTTACCAAGAGCCAATGATGACGGAAAACCGCTACAACGGCGTACCAGCAGTCACTCTTGCAATGAGCCCAGTCTCTGGCGTGAACGTTGTATCTCTGGGTGACGACATCAATCGAGTGGTTGACGAGTTCCAAGCATCACTGCCCTTAGGTGTTGAAGTTGCGACTGTTGCCAACCAACCTGAAGAAGTTCAGAAATCGATAGATAACTTCGTAAGCAACCTGCTTGAAAGTGTCGCGATTGTGTTTGTTGTATTGTCGATCTTCATGGGGCTAAAGAGTGCAACGATTGTTGGTTCAAGCCTGCTATTGACGATTCTACTCACGCTAATTTACATGAATATTGCGGCGATCGATTTGCACCGTGTGTCGTTGGGTACGTTTATCCTTGCGCTCGGCATGTTAGTTGATAACGCAATTGTGATCACCGATATGATGATCGTGAAGATCAACAAAGGCATCGACCGAACTGCAGCAGCCATTGATTCTGTGAAAGAGACAGCGACACCCTTGTTTGGCGCAACAGTGATTGCGATTATGGGTGCAAGTCCGGTTATCTTCTCTCAAACCGATGCCGCTGAATTTGCCAGTTCAGTGTTTTTAATCATAGCATCTTCGCTACTGTTGTCTTGGTTTGTAGCCATGACCTTCACTGCTCTTATGTGTTGGATGTTCATCAAACCAACCAAACAAAACACCGACACCAAAGTAAGCTTGTACCGTAAAAGCGTCAACTGGACGGTCGATAATCCAATCAAAGCGTTGACTGCACTCGTCCCACTTATTCTGGTCACCGCGTTTGCAATTCCGAACATAGCGATCAACTTCATCCCGCAAGCGGATCGCCCTATCTTGTTCCTTGATTACTGGCTACCGAATGGAGCGAAGATAGAGCAAACCTCACAAGACATTGAACGCATTGAAGCATGGCTACTTGAACAGCCAGAAGTGACTAATATTTCAACCTATGTGGGCGCTGGCGCACCGCGTTTCTCGGTAACCATTGAGCCTGAACCGTTCGACCCTGCTTATGGTCAGATCTTGATTAACGCTGTTGATTATCCATCACTCAGCACACTGATTGCTCGTGGTGACAAGTGGCTAGCGAAAGAGTTTCCTGACGCCAATCCGCGATTCCGAGGTTTAAAACTAGCGACCTCAGATAAATTCAGTGTCGAAGCTCGCTTTTCAGGCCCAGATGTTGCCGTGCTGCATGATCTGTCGAACCAAGCGAAAGCCATCCTAAAAGCGCACCCTGATACCAAATACGTGCGCGACGATTGGCGACAAAAAAGCAAAGTGCTTGAGCCCATCATCAACCAAGACAAAATTCGTCAGGCTGGTATTAACCGAGCAGACATCGCATTCGCAATGAAGCGCGCCTCTGAAGGCATGCCACTGGGTCGAATGAACCTAAACGATGAGCTGATCACCATTCAACTTCGAGGCACAGATCGCAACCTAGAATCACTAGAAACGTTGCCTGTTCGTTCGCTATTGGGCTTACACAGCGTGCCTTTAGGACAAGTGGTGGATGGTTTTGAACTAACAAGCGAAGAAACTATGATTTGGCGTCGTGACCGAGTGAAAACCATTACTGCACAAGCCGGTGTTGGCCGTTACACCACTCCTGCTGCCGTTAGAAACTCAGTAATCGACGACATTGAAGCCATCGCGCTTCCACCGGGCTACAGCCTTGAATGGGGCGGCGAATATTACGACGAACATAAAGCGGTCAGTGACATCCTAAAACAACTGCCAAAAGCGATGTTGTTGATGGTGGTTATTCTGGTCGCGATGTTTAACGGCTTTAAGCAACCTGTGATTATTCTCACCACTTTACCGCTTGCGGCGACGGGCGCGACATTCAGCTTGTTGTTATTGGATAAACCATTCGGCTTTATGGCATTGATCGGCGCAGTCACGTTAACAGGCATGATCATCAAAAACGGTATTGTACTGATGGACCAGATCGAACTTGAACGTAAAGACGGTCGCACACTGTCGGATGCCATCAAAGAAGCGACGGTAAACCGCACTATGGCAATCTCAATGGGCGCACTCACAACAGCACTCGGCATGATCCCGCTACTTACGGATCTCCTGTTTGACCAAATGGCCGCGACGATTATCGGTGGCTTGGCGGCTGCAACCGTGTTGTCTCTGTTCGTTATGCCTGCGTTGTACAAACTCTTCTACCGAGGGGAAGAGATGGTAAGCGTGTCTGATGCCATTAAAGATGCGGTGGTCATGCTTGATGCAACGCCTAGCAATACAGACAAACAGCAAACCAACATCACTCAATAA